Proteins encoded within one genomic window of Blattabacterium cuenoti:
- a CDS encoding DNA translocase FtsK 4TM domain-containing protein, which translates to MSKNIAKKNDKNIIGTLFGFFLLGNSIFLFLSFFSFLFHWKNDQSQINQFFDKDIVAENLLGKMGATISHYFIHCGIGISAFFFPLLLFFSGLKILFGFKKKLLSKSIIYKFIFFSIWLPITFNFIAPHHGILSGIFGFEIGNFLINLFGRVGVGILVITSLLIYSIIIFRISPPELKNGIQKIQSYNFFFKKILKKKTKKIFEKKKKKPISINEILHFSNNKKEISFSLEEKNLENNKKKIIQVLTHYKIGVDKIKYTIGPTITLYEIFPKVGVRISKIKNLENEISLNLSALRIRIIAPIPGKGSIGIEVPNNKCSIVYMKNILFSEESFNKSHKMELPISLGKTVFNEIFILDLAKMPHLLIAGSTGQGKSVGLNAIIIFLLYNKNPEDIKFVLIDPKKVELSIYKKISKSYFAILPNNCDDPIITNIYKVRDVLNSLCKEMDKRYDFLEKKMYRNIQEYNEKHEKKDHIPYIILIIDEFADLSLSFKKKEIEGYITRLAQLARAVGIHLILSTQRPSVDVITGLIKSNFTARIAFRVSSKIDSRTILDCTGAEQLIGKGDMIFSHKNELIRLQCPFIEISDIQKIVDFYGRKNRKKNEYFFLPNPDK; encoded by the coding sequence ATGTCCAAAAATATTGCAAAAAAAAATGATAAAAATATTATTGGAACTCTTTTTGGTTTTTTCCTATTAGGAAATAGTATTTTTTTATTCTTAAGTTTTTTTTCTTTTCTTTTTCATTGGAAAAATGATCAAAGTCAGATTAATCAATTTTTTGATAAAGATATAGTTGCAGAAAATTTACTTGGAAAAATGGGAGCTACTATCTCTCACTATTTTATACACTGTGGAATAGGAATTAGTGCCTTTTTTTTTCCATTATTGTTATTTTTTTCAGGTTTAAAAATTCTTTTTGGATTCAAAAAAAAACTATTGTCCAAATCCATAATTTATAAATTTATATTTTTCAGTATATGGCTTCCAATCACTTTTAATTTTATTGCTCCTCATCATGGAATATTAAGTGGAATATTTGGATTTGAAATAGGAAATTTTTTGATCAACTTATTTGGAAGAGTCGGAGTCGGAATATTAGTCATTACAAGTCTTCTTATTTACAGTATTATTATATTTCGTATTTCTCCTCCTGAATTAAAAAATGGGATCCAAAAAATCCAATCATATAATTTTTTTTTCAAAAAAATTTTGAAAAAAAAAACGAAAAAAATTTTTGAAAAAAAAAAAAAGAAACCTATAAGTATAAATGAGATCCTCCATTTTTCTAATAACAAGAAAGAGATTTCTTTTTCTTTAGAAGAAAAAAATTTAGAGAATAATAAAAAAAAAATAATTCAAGTATTAACCCATTACAAAATAGGAGTTGATAAAATCAAATACACAATAGGTCCGACGATCACTTTATACGAAATATTTCCTAAAGTCGGCGTTAGAATTTCAAAAATAAAAAATTTAGAAAATGAGATTTCTTTAAATTTATCCGCTTTAAGGATAAGAATTATAGCTCCTATCCCTGGAAAAGGTTCTATTGGAATAGAAGTTCCAAATAATAAATGTTCTATTGTATATATGAAAAACATTCTTTTTTCTGAAGAAAGTTTCAATAAAAGTCATAAAATGGAACTCCCCATTTCTTTAGGAAAAACGGTTTTTAATGAAATTTTTATTTTAGATTTAGCAAAAATGCCGCATTTACTTATAGCAGGATCAACTGGACAAGGAAAATCTGTTGGATTAAATGCTATTATTATATTTTTGTTGTATAACAAAAATCCAGAAGATATAAAATTTGTTTTGATTGATCCAAAAAAAGTAGAATTATCTATTTACAAAAAAATTTCCAAATCTTATTTTGCTATCCTCCCTAATAATTGCGATGATCCTATTATTACAAATATATATAAAGTAAGGGATGTGTTAAATTCTTTATGCAAAGAAATGGATAAAAGATATGATTTTTTGGAAAAAAAAATGTATAGAAATATTCAAGAATACAATGAAAAGCATGAAAAAAAAGATCATATCCCTTATATCATCCTAATTATTGATGAATTTGCAGATTTAAGTTTATCTTTTAAAAAAAAAGAAATAGAAGGGTATATCACCCGGTTAGCACAACTAGCCCGTGCTGTAGGAATTCATTTAATTCTTTCTACACAACGTCCATCAGTAGATGTGATTACTGGATTAATTAAATCTAATTTTACAGCAAGAATTGCATTTAGAGTCAGTTCTAAAATAGATTCTAGAACAATTTTAGATTGTACAGGAGCTGAACAATTAATTGGAAAAGGAGATATGATCTTTTCTCATAAAAATGAATTAATACGATTACAATGTCCTTTTATTGAGATTTCAGACATTCAAAAAATTGTTGATTTTTACGGAAGAAAAAATCGGAAAAAAAACGAATACTTTTTTTTACCAAATCCGGATAAATAA
- a CDS encoding porin: protein MKISKIIFLFLFLGFFNPFLHSEIKEKTTSNKNNNNLNMYIDFMSSMNFKVEKNPFEKDVMERNIFDGVSFSADDLKLEMRGNVNEISYCLSQKLFHKKMDHEVEEEEEENKNRNRIGDSNPIIHLANLKYKWNEKLSFLIGKQPISFGSMEHHFVPVSSQYKYSDLFHKNKDNNPIGLNFIYTPIKNHEFQLQIVNSVSNNQLAEKPIPLRKVRYPMGYSFNWNWSFLKKKIQNRWSYSIFQENHKEKFWKLLALGSKLDFNPVSLDIDYIFSDEDIERNGFLTRNFHLLSKNYPKNKGRKISPVTYVTYLAKLNYVVPKWNFFVKGVYDLGRSKEGFFETHWILRNQLFKKAYIYSVGVEYKYPINNQDILLYFLYTRKNVLYLDYIQKENKNDHSISLGLNYKIQLL from the coding sequence ATGAAAATATCAAAAATTATCTTCTTATTTCTTTTTTTAGGATTTTTTAATCCTTTTTTACACAGTGAAATAAAAGAAAAAACAACAAGTAACAAAAACAACAACAACTTGAATATGTACATAGATTTTATGAGTAGTATGAATTTTAAAGTTGAAAAAAATCCTTTTGAAAAAGATGTTATGGAAAGAAATATTTTTGATGGAGTCTCTTTTTCTGCAGATGACTTAAAATTAGAAATGAGAGGAAATGTGAATGAGATAAGTTATTGTTTATCACAAAAACTTTTTCATAAAAAAATGGATCATGAAGTTGAAGAAGAAGAAGAGGAGAATAAAAATAGAAATAGAATAGGGGATTCCAATCCCATCATTCATTTAGCTAATTTAAAATATAAATGGAATGAAAAGCTATCTTTTTTGATAGGAAAGCAACCAATTTCTTTTGGAAGTATGGAACATCATTTTGTTCCTGTTTCTTCACAATACAAGTATTCTGATTTATTTCATAAAAATAAGGACAATAATCCTATTGGATTAAATTTTATTTATACTCCAATTAAAAATCATGAATTTCAATTACAAATTGTAAATAGTGTTAGTAATAATCAATTGGCTGAAAAACCAATTCCTTTGAGAAAAGTACGTTATCCTATGGGATATTCTTTCAATTGGAATTGGAGCTTTCTTAAAAAAAAGATACAAAATAGATGGTCCTATTCTATTTTTCAAGAGAATCATAAGGAAAAATTTTGGAAATTATTAGCCTTAGGAAGTAAATTAGATTTTAATCCTGTTTCTCTAGATATAGATTACATTTTTAGTGATGAAGATATAGAGAGGAATGGATTTTTAACAAGAAATTTTCATTTATTGAGCAAAAATTATCCTAAAAATAAGGGAAGAAAAATTTCTCCTGTAACTTATGTTACTTATTTAGCAAAATTGAATTACGTTGTTCCAAAATGGAATTTTTTTGTAAAAGGAGTATATGATCTTGGAAGATCTAAAGAAGGATTTTTTGAAACTCATTGGATATTAAGAAATCAATTATTCAAAAAAGCATATATTTATTCTGTAGGAGTAGAATACAAATACCCTATAAATAATCAAGATATTCTCTTGTATTTCTTATATACAAGAAAAAATGTATTGTATTTGGATTATATTCAAAAAGAAAATAAGAATGATCATTCAATATCTTTAGGTTTGAATTATAAGATTCAGTTACTTTGA
- a CDS encoding 5'-3' exonuclease yields MMNKKLFLIDAYTILYQGYYATIKNPLFTSNGINTSPIMNFTHLLMKILNDEKPSYMAAIFDTNQETFRKKKYHKYKAHRKKTPKDIFLSIPYLMKILKAFRIFFIHAKCGYEADDVIGTIAKKAEKKGYIVYITTLDKDFCQLVTKNIKIYRPPFKGNPKKVLGIKEIKEKFGVKYPEQIIDLWSMMGDSSDNIPGLPGIGEKNAIKFIQKYGSIEKLFNSTHDLRGKMKINVETNKELGFLSKKLATIVTNVPIFSFQEKRFFVKKPNWNSIEKTFLELEFKRLLKSAYQYFLEKN; encoded by the coding sequence AAAAAATCCTCTTTTTACTTCCAATGGAATCAATACTTCTCCTATCATGAATTTTACTCACTTGTTAATGAAAATATTGAATGACGAAAAACCCTCTTATATGGCCGCTATTTTTGACACAAATCAAGAAACTTTTCGTAAAAAAAAATACCATAAATATAAAGCTCATAGAAAAAAAACACCAAAAGATATTTTTCTTTCTATTCCTTATTTAATGAAAATTTTGAAAGCTTTTAGAATTTTTTTTATTCATGCAAAATGTGGATACGAAGCAGATGATGTTATTGGAACCATAGCAAAAAAAGCAGAAAAAAAAGGATATATTGTTTATATCACAACTTTGGACAAAGATTTTTGTCAACTTGTCACAAAAAACATAAAAATTTACAGACCTCCTTTTAAAGGAAACCCAAAAAAAGTATTAGGAATTAAGGAAATAAAAGAAAAATTTGGAGTTAAATATCCAGAACAAATTATAGATTTGTGGAGTATGATGGGAGATTCTTCTGATAATATTCCGGGATTGCCAGGAATAGGAGAAAAAAATGCAATAAAATTTATTCAAAAGTATGGAAGTATTGAAAAATTATTCAATTCTACTCATGACCTTCGTGGTAAGATGAAAATAAATGTTGAAACAAACAAAGAATTAGGTTTTTTATCCAAAAAATTAGCCACTATTGTGACGAATGTCCCCATTTTTTCTTTTCAAGAAAAAAGATTTTTTGTAAAAAAACCCAACTGGAACTCCATAGAAAAAACATTTTTGGAACTTGAATTTAAACGATTATTAAAAAGTGCCTACCAATATTTTCTTGAAAAGAATTGA
- a CDS encoding LptF/LptG family permease: MIRLFITPFLVIFFTIFFVFIVQFFWSKIDELTGKNINILIILKFIFYFGISVIPLVTPISILLTSIMTYGGISEKQELNAIKSSGISLFRVMKPILVITFILSVLLYFFSDYAIPKAKRKTKELGSQILRSYPSLKLKEGTFVNLFPDFFIKIDKKSKKNRNHLENIFIFFYGKNLLINTIFSQKGILIPNQENGSIKIKLINGVFYNEIDNKNHYKKQYSYSYSSSYQIIKFDTLIQSFKVPTEGIKNLDDYYFDSYQTMDTKKLINQINLLKKEKNQFYNKFQKENYDFLKKKLIQIQKKNLAKYQLELQKKLTFPVTCILMFLTGASLGAKIRKGGIGLPTIISLIIFIIYHTLLTITQNQVEKYEICPWIGAWIPNFILLTISIWITYKTVIDDFYNDFF, encoded by the coding sequence ATGATTCGTTTATTTATAACTCCTTTTTTAGTTATATTTTTTACAATATTTTTTGTATTTATTGTTCAATTTTTCTGGAGTAAAATTGATGAATTAACAGGAAAAAATATTAACATTTTAATAATCCTAAAATTTATATTTTACTTCGGTATTTCGGTCATCCCATTAGTTACGCCTATTTCAATTTTATTGACATCCATCATGACTTATGGAGGTATTTCAGAAAAACAAGAACTGAATGCCATAAAATCTTCTGGGATATCTCTTTTTAGGGTAATGAAACCTATTTTAGTAATTACATTTATACTATCTGTCTTATTATATTTTTTTTCTGATTATGCTATTCCAAAAGCAAAAAGGAAAACCAAAGAATTAGGATCTCAAATTTTAAGATCTTATCCCTCTTTAAAATTAAAGGAAGGAACCTTTGTAAACCTTTTTCCAGATTTTTTCATAAAAATAGATAAAAAATCTAAAAAAAATAGAAATCACTTAGAAAATATATTCATTTTTTTTTATGGAAAAAATTTATTAATCAATACTATTTTTTCTCAAAAAGGAATTTTAATTCCCAACCAAGAGAATGGATCTATTAAAATAAAACTAATTAATGGTGTTTTTTATAATGAAATTGATAATAAAAACCATTATAAAAAACAATATTCTTATTCTTACTCCTCTTCCTATCAAATCATAAAATTTGATACTTTAATTCAATCTTTTAAAGTTCCAACAGAAGGAATAAAAAATTTGGATGATTATTATTTTGATTCCTATCAAACCATGGATACAAAAAAATTGATCAATCAAATCAATCTTTTAAAAAAAGAAAAAAATCAGTTTTATAATAAATTTCAAAAAGAGAACTATGATTTTCTTAAGAAAAAATTGATACAAATTCAAAAAAAAAACTTGGCTAAGTATCAATTAGAACTACAAAAAAAATTAACGTTTCCAGTTACATGTATTCTGATGTTTCTTACTGGAGCTTCTTTAGGAGCTAAAATACGAAAAGGAGGCATAGGCCTTCCAACCATAATATCTCTAATTATATTCATCATCTATCATACTTTACTTACCATCACTCAAAATCAAGTAGAAAAATATGAAATATGTCCATGGATAGGAGCATGGATTCCAAATTTCATTTTGCTGACAATAAGCATATGGATTACTTATAAAACTGTAATTGATGATTTTTATAATGATTTTTTTTAA